The sequence below is a genomic window from Carassius auratus strain Wakin chromosome 42, ASM336829v1, whole genome shotgun sequence.
ACCATCTTCATCAGGCTTTGCAACACCCACCCAAGCCCCAAGAGAAAAGGCAAGGGAACGCTGTCGAGATGGTCTCTAATCCTCCAGGATTACAGGAGGATAAGGCAGCTTGTACTGGGCAACAGCTTGGTGATGGGAGGAACCTCAATGCAGCTGGTGGAGGTTAACCAGAATACCCTGATTCAGTGGTATAACAACAGACAGAAAAAGCAGGAACTGTCTGTGCTGATTCAGGGCATTCAGTTGCCTCAGCCCCTCCCTGAAGCTCAGGAACCTCTCCAGGCTGCCAAACGCCTACGGACTGAGCCAGAACAATCAGGGGAGCAGCACCAGTACAAGCTACCAGAGAGCACAGCAGGTCAGGCAAAACAGAGGCACACCTCTACTGGGCGACCTCCTCTCAGACCCAAGGCACCAACACAGACTACTATGTTGGTTACGCCATCAGCACCTGGAGCATCAGTGCAGATGGTACCCAATATACTTATACCTGCAGCACCAGGTTTCCCGGGTGTGCCAATGCTTCAGAGTGTGCCAATGTTCCAGGGCATGCCAATGGCTCAAAGACTGCCAATGGTCCAGGGCATGCAAATGGTCCAGGGCATGCCAATGGTCCAGAGGATGCCAATGGTTCAGGGAATGCCAATGGTTCAGGGAATCCCGATGGTCCAGGGAATGCCAGTGGTTCAGGGGATGCCACTGTTACATCCTACAGTTGTGCAGGGCACAAGTTCACAACCAGCTGCCAATCCCCAAACCATGCCTAAGAGACCCTACAAGAGAACTGTAGAGGCGAACACTTGCAAGAAATGCGGACATTTCAAAACCAGTGCAACAGGACATAGCCAGTACAGGGGCAAAGTATACTGCCCACAGTCTGAAACTGTTACAAAAGAACAGTGGTTAGAGGAAATGCGGAGAACTGTTcccaaataatgtatatatttttatttattgtagtgtgtatatagttgtttaaatatagttcactatagttaatatttgtgttgaacattatttaatattttatttactgctttttaaaaacctatttaacttatttgtgtttgtatttaaaactgtatttactgttttatttacctttttaatttattgtttgaaaacttatttaattttatatttattactgttcagttaaaaaaaaaaatcattttatttcccttttgatttaaagttgttttaaaacttatttaaaatttaatttgtttaatatttattattgttctattggcataattgtaaaaataaaataataattggcaaAAGACTGATTTTTTGTAATTTGCACTTTAATATAACCatttcatcagtacactgaaaaaataaaacgtgtttacaaaaaataatttgcatttgtCATTTGTCACAGACATTTTCCAGCatatgaatattttcatttttaattagaaatgaCAGATTTGAATGTGTCGAATAAATGTAAGATCCTGAATGTAAGATGTAAAAATCCTTAATCAGAATAAATATCAATACAACTGCAATAATAATATGCTTAATCAGACTAAATTATGAATACAACAACtactaaataactaataataacaaaacacatttccatTCGTGTACTTACATTTTCATgacaaaaaatatcaaacaaagcacatatatacatttaattaacattgaaacattatttatttaaagcaattaacaatattacaaaaagttgtctttagctggattcgaacctgggtcgCGGGGAGCACCTGCAATAGGAAACAGTGTAATATAAATGCGCGAATTTACGCAAGAAGAAACCGGAAGATGTATCACTGCGCGCATGCTAAGGAAGATTGGGCTTTGAACGTCAAATTTCAccctttcttttcttcattttttctttctcttcttcccctTCTCCTTTTCTTCCTTCCCTCTTTTCTTCCCTTCTTCCCCGTCTTTGACGGACTATTGTTCCCCAGCTTGagcgcagcgccttagaccgctcggccatcctgacatgCTATACGCTAATTTTTATGCTAGATTTTTTATTCGCTTAGCAGTGTCCTATGACAACATATAactatattttgtacatttactcGTATTTATAGTGCACTGTATCAATGCTAAAAACCTTTTCTGATACGATCGTACTTGCAGTCCTGGTGGAAACAGCGTTAAACCGCATAAATACACCGCAACTAGCAATTAGCAACTATCAAAAAGCGATGTTGTCAGGTACTACCAGTCTAAAAGTAGATTCTCACGTTTTAACACGTCAATTTGATTTCTAATTCAATGACTTAAAAGTGTTCCTGCGTCATTTATAAGGTTTAACAGTATTTTTCAGACGGCAAAGTCTGTCACGTGGTAAGCGTTACTTAACTAGAGATGGGCTAACCGCAGTCGTTTATGATTACAGTAAAACGtactttatttgatcattttacaAAGAATATTGCGTCAAATTGTATCCATATATCAGCTGCAAGTATTTTACAGTTTctttgtttcaaatgtttaatttttaatggaAAGGCTGTTTGCACTAAAGCAAAACACTTGCTCAGATTTCCCCGTGTTTTAGTGGAAAATGCGGGTTTATGGCCTTTGTGCGCCCTCTACAGGTAAAAGACTGCATGAAGCAGACTGCCGTGACTAGTTAGTAACGGGTGCCGCCCAATGGTCAAACTCGACAGCTGCTTCAGTTCCGCCTGAACAACATGAGCCTGTGTTCTACAAATTGCATTTATATCtatagctaaaataataatatatagatcATAATACTGTATAGTTCAGGGTGTGATTATCAGGGTCTTCAGAAAATAACCGTTTAGAGCTGATATGGACCACGCCGAGTAAACATTGGACTAAACAAGGTACAGAACAATCTGTGTGTTTGCAGTCAAAGTATTTGATTAATTTACCCCACAACCAGAATGTAGAATGATACAATGTAGGCCACAAACATGGCAAAATGTtatgatataaaatacaatatgcaATCCAATGTTGCTTGTGGTTGCactataatataacaaaatttaAGCATAATGCTGGACtgtgaaattaaattataaaatacaatgatATTTGAAGTTTACATTTGCATTGTAAAATTGCAccatataatacaatattatttaagGTAATGCTTGTATtacatcttttgttttgttttttacttaagAGACTCATTAGTatcattaaaatgctttttttaattaatatttttatttactttttgtattttgggTGGGGGTTATagtgaaaaaaatgtttaactttaaatttaaagtatattagaATTTTTCCTTAATGTTGCAGAGATGCATTTGTTTAGaggtaaacaatttttttttgttacacaaCAGAGAAAACTATGGCTTCGGCACAACCTCCAAACTTCTCCTGGGTGGATCCTGGTAAAGTTGCAGGCCTGGCAATGCCTCGGATGACGGCCCACTATCAGTATCTGCTGAACAACGGCATTAAACATCTGGTGACCCTGAGCGAGCGCAAACCTCCTTACCATGACACCTGTCCTGACCTGACCCTTCATCACATCAGGATTCACGACTTCTGCGCGCCAACGTTTGATCAGATCAACAGATTCCTGTCAATAGTGGAGGAGGCCAATGCTAGAGGACAGGTAAAACAGGCCATTTAATTATGCACATCtatgttttcaaatattaattaaagctACATAATCGCAGCTAACAATTATGCTTTAATACGTTTTGCTAACTTTCCCATTAAGTTAAGAAAACGTTGAGTCTGAATGCTCTCCggtattttcttttccttttctgttttgtttttcttggttATGCAAGCATTAGGGTAACATTCTATTTGATCATTTTGCAGctagaatgttacttttgaataatCTTTAAACgttctaaacatttaaaacatgttagACAAATAtccaactaaaacatttcaggaagaaaaaaaaacatgaaccatataaataatgtttttgtgttcaaaaaGGAACCAAATTTAAATAATGAGTGAGTACATCATATCTGTATTTTTACCTTACCTCAAGTCACTATGGCAAGTTGCACTATTTTTCAGTCATCAGGATGGATTTCCCGGGAAATCATTATTTCATAATTCCTCCATGCTTGTTAATGTCATATctgattaattaatataaaaaaaataataattaataaaaaaaaaaaggtcaggcAGATAGTATATGCAGTGAAAGTATGCGATCTTGAAGCGATTAAACCTCAAACTGAAAGCAAAAAGTGAAATCTACAGTTACCCGTAATAAAACACGTACCAACATAGTTTGCTTCACATTTTCTGTACACTGACTTTGCAAAACAATGTTTATGTAGGCAACCAAGCGAATCTCTAAACCATTTACTACTTTGCAGCAACAGCATATAAGCCACTTACCTGCTCATAAGACATATTTTCATAGAGTTTTGATGTCGTTAGTTATATTAGCACTAATACAACTATCATCTGTAGCTATATGTTTACAAAGACATTAAATTCATCCGCGCTGAATATCGGAGCCGAAGCACAACTCGCGCaaaacaatgttcttccgcaagcaACGCATACTTTATGCTTTAACCGCTGGAGGATGCTACTTTAAGCACGTCTATGTTGAAGTGTTTGTCTTCGGCAGGCTGTGGCGGTGCACTGTTTGCTTGGTTTTTGGGCGAACAGGGACGATGCTCGCCTGTTACCTGGTGAAGAGCAGGAAAATCACCGGAATCGATGCGATTAATGAGATAAGAAGCCTACGCCGAGGGTCCATTGAAACCAGAGAGCAGGAACAAATGGTGGTGCAGTTTTATCAACAAAATAAGGTGTAAAATAAGAAGCATTTGTTTTTATGATGCAGATGTTTATGAATAATGTTACATCAAACAATAAAGAATAGTTTATTTccagtgtatttatttaagtaCCTTGGTCTGTCCACTAGAGGACGCCCTTTCTCTTCACTCCAGAGTTTTGTTTCATGTGTGATTGGTTTCTAAAGGTTTCTGATGGTCTTTATGGACCAGAAATAGATGGTTCTGCACTGTCATGAAGATCAGAGGCTCTGGACTTCTGCTTGGACTGTCCACCTTTATCATGATCTAAGAAATGTAAAACAAGCACTTATAATCTATGATCAAAGCCATAGATTTATATATTGGCTATACAAATATTGCTCTAATTCTGATTTTTATTAAGTGTTATAAAAGGTTCACACTGCAAAATAATGTCTTTAAACAGTATTTGGTCTTGTTTTCCAGCTCTAAACAATCTGAAgtcaaaatatgtttatttaaaattttaaaactaTGAAACTACCTTTTGCATTCTTGTCTATGACAGtattagataaaatatatatttaagcagCTATTACACACTTAATTCATAAACAAGTGCTCATAACAAGTACTTCTTGTCTTTGTTGAGAAGTGATAATTacactaaaaatatatagaaacaattttcactgataaattgctagtaaatttcacaataaattacaaaaaaatagcactaaataaatgtgaaattttgatgtagaaaactgaaacagtattttcttaAAGAAACACTGGTTATATTACAACAATcaatttgataaatatatatagtctAAGTCAAATGACCTCTTCAAAGTCTTCCGGAAGTGATGTTTTATTGCACTTGGCAATCCTCTCAACaatttttacagctttttttgtCTTCCTTTGTGACAGTGACCATCTGGAGACTCTGGAATAACCCTGTTACAACATTAATGTCTGCCATATCCAGCAAATGATATATGATAGTATCATATATACAGATACCAATAACTTACGTAGAATAACTAAAGAGAACCCTCCTTTCAAATTAGATTAAGAATCACTCATAAATATGTTATTGTTCCAATGCAAGCAATTAACAGTGATAGATCAGAAAGATGAATGTTGGTGGAGTCATTGCCATCTGTAGGATTTTCCATGAAGGAATGTAATGCGCCGAAGCAGGAAGGAGCACCAAACCAAATGAGAACAGAGTAACATAACAGAGGCAAAATTCCTGTTGTTTGATCCAAAGACTTTGATAAC
It includes:
- the LOC113060846 gene encoding LOW QUALITY PROTEIN: dual specificity protein phosphatase 23-like (The sequence of the model RefSeq protein was modified relative to this genomic sequence to represent the inferred CDS: deleted 1 base in 1 codon), with translation MASAQPPNFSWVDPGKVAGLAMPRMTAHYQYLLNNGIKHLVTLSERKPPYHDTCPDLTLHHIRIHDFCAPTFDQINRFLSIVEEANARGQAVAVHCLLGFGRTGTMLACYLVKSRKITGIDAINEIRSLRRGSIETREQEQMVVQFYQQNKV